CCTTTTAGACTGGAATACTCCAGTAAAATGAACACCAAGAAGTATTACCAGAACAGCTGCAATTTTTGAGATAATCAGCTTATACTCCTGCAGAAGCTGTCCAATAAACGTTGATGCAGCCCCTAATGCAGTAAACACTATAGAAAATCCGATAACAAAAGCTATCGCAGAATAAACTACATTCCAGTCTATTTTTTTGGTTTCTTCAGCACTCATCTGGGCTGCTGATACACCTGAGATGTATGCAATATAACCGGGAATTATAGGTAGAACACAGGGAGATAAAAATGCAATTATCCCTGCCAGAAAAGCAGCTCCTATAGAAACACTTTCAACCATCTCTTTTCTCCTTAAGGAATTTTTGTATCAGCCTTTCAAGATATTTCTCATCATTAGTGCCATACAGAATTTTCCCTATACTTAAATCCTTTCTTAAGATATATGTTACAGGCACGCCATATACTCTATATTTAGACTTCACATATCTATTTCCTATCAGCACAGGGATTTGTATATTTAAATCTCCTTTAATTTTTTTTATTTCCCTTAAATCCTTAGTATCTAACACCACTGCATAAAATTTTACACCTTTATCTTTATATTTTTTGTATAACCTGTTTACTATAGGTAGCTCCTCTTTACAAGAATGGCAGGTAGTAGTCCAGAATACAAGATAAACAACATTTCCTTTTAGACTTTTTAGAGTTACCATTTTGCCATTTTCATCTTTTAGGGAAAAATTATAAGGCTTTAGTCCTTTCGCAAAAGAGATACTTG
Above is a genomic segment from Persephonella sp. containing:
- a CDS encoding TlpA disulfide reductase family protein, with the translated sequence MYKRIIYGLILTVFIASISFAKGLKPYNFSLKDENGKMVTLKSLKGNVVYLVFWTTTCHSCKEELPIVNRLYKKYKDKGVKFYAVVLDTKDLREIKKIKGDLNIQIPVLIGNRYVKSKYRVYGVPVTYILRKDLSIGKILYGTNDEKYLERLIQKFLKEKRDG